One genomic segment of Parus major isolate Abel chromosome 10, Parus_major1.1, whole genome shotgun sequence includes these proteins:
- the UACA gene encoding uveal autoantigen with coiled-coil domains and ankyrin repeats isoform X2 produces MKSLKSRLKKHEAVIGGSALNPDWNKYDDRLMKAAERGDVEKVSSILAKKGVSPTKLDVEGRSAFHVVASKGNLDCLNTILVHGVDITATDAAGRNALHLAAKYGHALCLQKLLQYNCPTENVDLQGRTALHDAAMSDCSASIQLLCDHGAAVNSKDGDGRTPLVLATQMCRPAVCQLLIDRGADVNARDKQSRTALMLGCEYGCKDAVEVLLRNGADVGLTDGLGHDCAYYARIGDNIDILALIKAALEDSSRGRDSVKRGQAEQKVTSVAQKWGRGYAAQEELRMFQKEPSAQELELENQDLKDRMREVQEEQRMLLDRISGLQLQLTEKDELKKILTTKEKQQEESLRTIEALKAKLKYYEGESAGSGGNFGNRKEDLLLKQGQAFAVESQSRSMLRPLELSLPSQSPSSEKETLKKELESLRSSFGAAKEEISRLQRELALKGSECQALASECQRSKAEADGQIRQLEDALKDVQKRMFDSEGKVKQMQSHFLALKDHLSNEVASGSTKASEELKEQLREMKTKYEGASAEVGKLRNQIKQNELLVAEFQRDEGRLVEENKRLQKELVKLEMERDKRSRNVEELEGQLRETAAKLAQSVSAEKFENMKSLLSNEVNEKARRLAEVEGEREKLQAEVVLLQRESESQRAQLAQRVKPEEHEQMRSGFEQRKEELGKAISELSQKNETLQKELERLQADNKVLKQQVQMLKTEIKSQNVPLKIHEELKKTNDLAVGDLTKKLFEITKKYNESKAEAEKLLAEKKDLSENISHFQAAYLSPEQHKKEVEALKSNGIALEKQLAELQEKYEEEQEKVGRLVSENTGLRDSLRDQYVLATTHEEVKTVLNSTLEKTNGELSDLKGKIGEIKQEFLRVNEENGALKDEVKLLQNQLKTEYISLKDHETTVNTLNKSVQELQENNAAIRAEHERGQDEILQLHAEIEAQKKELDTIQECIKSKYAPVASFEEREQSLEATVKELRAQLQEQEQRRRESEEEAQRCREEKEKLQSGVVSIQRDLQQSHVLAERSRQLERLCARGMEELNLQLRALLGKYSGQEGQQGQQGQQDGALAQQPPAQHVEALREALAHTVQELQEALGRKEERYGRETLLVRELQRELAELKEGSVPLLEYTQLKEGLQGEMAALKSSLEEKEAESRAKSEEVQGLQAELRLSQRALAELQGQQEVAVAEYSSMKSALEAQVSSMAGHLASMSHKYEQACEEALQARRSELSLKDEKELLQLRSCSIEQEIKDQKERCDKSLTTIIDLQKRIQESAKQVEAKDNKITELLNDVERLKQALNGLSQLTYTTGIPSKRHNQQVELLQSQVKTLQQQLADAKRQHQEVVSVYRTHLLSAVQGHMDEDVQAALLQIIRMRQGLVC; encoded by the exons GCAGAAACGCCCTGCATTTGGCTGCGAAGTATGGCCACGCTTTGTGCCTGCAGAAGCTCTTGCAG tacAATTGTCCAACAGAGAACGTGGATCTCCAGGGAAGAACTGCTCTTCATGATGCAG ccatgTCCGACTGCTCCGCCAGCATCCAGCTGCTCTGCGACCACGGCGCCGCCGTCAACTCCAAGGACGGG GACGGGAGGACACCGCTGGTGCTGGCCACCCAGATGTGTCGCCCCGCGGTCTGCCAGCTGCTCATCGACAGGGGGGCCGATGTCAACGCCAGGGACAAGCAGAGCAG GACTGCCCTGATGCTGGGCTGTGAGTATGGCTGCAAGGATGCCGTGGAGGTGCTGCTCAGGAACGGTGCTGACGTGGGCTTGACCGACGGCCTCGGGCACGACTGTGCTTACTATGCCAGGATTGGGGACAACATCGACATTTTGGCTTTAATAAAAGCTGCCCTTGAGGACTCCAGCAGAG GAAGAGACAGCGTGAAGAGAGGGCAGGCTGAGCAGAAG GTCACCAGCGTGGCCCAGAAGTGGGGCCGGGGCTATGCAGCGCAGGAGGAGCTCAGAATGTTCCAGAAGGAGCCCAGCGCTCAG gaGTTGGAGTTGGAAAACCAAGATTTGAAAGATCGAATGAGAGaagtgcaggaggagcagaggatgctgctggaCAGAATCagtgggctgcagctgcagctgactGAG AAAGATGAGTTGAAGAAAATCCTGACTaccaaggaaaagcagcaggaagaaagttTAAGGACTATTGAAGCTCTCAAAGCTAAACTCAAGTATTATGAA GGTGAGTCTGCAGGGTCTGGAGGTAACTTTGGAAACA GGAAAGAAGATTTATTACTTAAACAAGGCCAAGCATTTGCAGTGGAATCGCag TCCAGGTCTATGCTGAGGCCCCtggagctctccctgcccagccagtCACCCAGCTCAGAGAAGGAAACTTTGAAGAAGGAACTGGAGAGCCTGAGGAGCAGCTTTGGTGCAGCCAAGGAGGAGAtcagcaggctgcagagggagctggcCCTGAAGGGCTCCGAGTGCCAAGCCCTGGCCTCGGAGTGCCAGAGGAGCAAGGCGGAGGCAGACGGGCAGATCAGACAGCTGGAGGATGCTCTGAAGGACGTGCAGAAGAGGATGTTTGACTCTGAGGGCAAAGTGAAGCAGATGCAGAGCCACTTCCTCGCTCTGAAGGACCACCTGAGCAACGAGGTGGCCTCGGGGAGCACCAAGGCCAGCGAGGAGCTCAAGGAGCAGCTCCGGGAGATGAAAACCAAGTACGAGGGAGCCTCTGCTGaggtggggaaactgaggaacCAGATCAAGCAGAACGAATTGCTGGTGGCAGAGTTCCAGAGGGACGAGGGGAGGCTggtggaggaaaacaaaaggttgCAGAAGGAGCTTGTGAAGTTGGAGATGGAGCGAGATAAAAGGAGCAGGAATGTCGAGGAGTTGGAAGGGCAGCTGAGAGAGACAGCAGCCAAGCTGGCCCAGTCTGTGAGCGCAGAGAAGTTCGAGAACATGAAGAGTTTGCTGTCAAACGAGGTGAATGAGAAAGCAAGGAGATTGGCAGAGGTGGAGGGGGAGCGGGagaagctgcaggcagaggttGTGCTGTTACAGAGGGAGTCTGAGAGCCAGAGAGCTCAGCTGGCACAGCGTGTGAAGCCAGAGGAGCACGAGCAGATGAGGAGTGGGTTtgagcagaggaaagaggagctgggaaaggcaaTTTCTGAGCTATCTCAGAAGAATGAGACTCTGCAGAAGGAACTTGAAAGATTGCAGGCTGATAACAAGGTGCTGAAGCAGCAAGTCCAGATgctaaaaactgaaattaaaagccAGAATGTGCCTTTAAAAATTCATGAGGAGTTGAAGAAAACAAACGATCTGGCTGTGGGTGACCTgacaaaaaagctttttgaaataacaaagaagtacaatgaaagcaaagcagaagctgaaaagtTGCTGGCAGAGAAGAAGGACTTAAGTGAGAACATCAGCCACTTCCAAGCTGCCTAcctgtctccagagcagcacaagaaaGAGGTGGAAGCTTTAAAATCGAATGGGATTGCCCTTGAAAAGCAGCTTGCTGAGCTCCAGGAGAAATATGAGGAGGAGCAAGAGAAAGTGGGCAGACTGGTGAGTGAGAACACAGGTTTGAGGGACAGCCTGAGGGATCAGTACGTGCTGGCCACCACGCACGAGGAGGTCAAAACTGTCCTGAACAGCACCCTGGAAAAAACCAACGGGGAGCTGTCAGATCTGAAGGGCAAAATTGGAGAGATAAAGCAAGAGTTCCTGAGGGTGAATGAAGAAAATGGAGCTTTAAAAGATGAGGTGAAACTCTTACAGAACCAATTAAAGACAGAGTACATAAGTTTAAAGGATCACGAAACCACggtaaatactttaaataaaagcgtgcaagagctgcaggagaacaATGCTGCCATTAGGGCTGAGCACGAGAGGGGGCAGGATGAAATCTTACAGTTGCACGCAGAGATCGAAGCCCAGAAGAAGGAGCTGGACACAATTCAAGAGTGCATCAAGTCCAAATATGCCCCGGTGGCCTCCTTtgaggagagggagcagagcttgGAGGCCACAGTGAAGGAATtgagggcacagctgcaggagcaggagcagaggcgCAGGGAGAGCGAGGAGGAGGCGCAGaggtgcagggaggagaaggagaagctgcagagcGGGGTTGTgtccatccagagggacctgcagcagagccacgTGCTGGCCGAGAGGTCCCGCCAGCTGGAGCGGCTGTGTGCCCGCGGCATGGAGGAGCTCAACCTGCagctgagggctctgctgggcaaGTACTCGGGCCAGgagggccagcagggccagcagggccagcaggacGGGGCCCTGGcgcagcagcccccagcacagcacgTGGAGGCGCTGAGGGAGGCTCTGGCTCACAcggtgcaggagctgcaggaggccctgggcaggaaggaggagcGTTATGGCCGGGAGACGCTCCTGGTGCGGGAGCTGCAGCGGGAGCTGGCTGAGCTGAAGGAGGGCTCGGTGCCCCTGCTGGAGTACACCCAGCTGAAGGAAGGGCTGCAGGGGGAGATGGCGGCCCTCAagtccagcctggaggagaaggaggcgGAAAGCCGAGCCAAGAGCGAGGAggtgcaggggctgcaggcGGAGCTGCGGCTGAGCCAGCGGGCCTTGGCCgagctgcagggccagcaggagGTGGCTGTGGCAGAGTACAGCTCCATGAAGAGCGCCCTGGAGGCCCAGGTCAGCAGCATGGCTGGCCACCTGGCCAGCATGAGCCACAAGTACGAGCAGGCCTGCGAGGAGGCTCTGCAGGCCAGGAGGAGCGAGCTGTCCCTCAAGGACgagaaggagctgctccagctgcgCAGCTGCAGCATCGAGCAGGAGATCAAGGACCAGAAGGAAAGGTGTGACAAATCGCTGACAACCATTATTGACCTGCAGAAGAGGATCCAGGAGTCTGCAAAGCAGGTGGAAGCCAAGGACAACAAG ataacaGAGCTGCTGAACGACGTGGAGCGGTTGAAGCAGGCTCTCAATGGCTTGTCCCAGCTGACATACACCACTGGGATCCCCTCCAAGAGGCACAACCAGCAGGTGGAACTGCTCCAGAGCCAAGTGAAAacactccagcagcagctggct GACGCCAAGCGGCAGCACCAGGAGGTGGTGTCGGTGTACAGGACACACCTGCTCAGCGCTGTCCAG GGTCACATGGATGAAGATGTCCAGGCTGCCCTGCTCCAGATCATCCGGATGAGGCAGGGCCTGGTTTGCTGa
- the UACA gene encoding uveal autoantigen with coiled-coil domains and ankyrin repeats isoform X1, with the protein MKSLKSRLKKHEAVIGGSALNPDWNKYDDRLMKAAERGDVEKVSSILAKKGVSPTKLDVEGRSAFHVVASKGNLDCLNTILVHGVDITATDAAGRNALHLAAKYGHALCLQKLLQYNCPTENVDLQGRTALHDAAMSDCSASIQLLCDHGAAVNSKDGDGRTPLVLATQMCRPAVCQLLIDRGADVNARDKQSRTALMLGCEYGCKDAVEVLLRNGADVGLTDGLGHDCAYYARIGDNIDILALIKAALEDSSRGRDSVKRGQAEQKVTSVAQKWGRGYAAQEELRMFQKEPSAQELELENQDLKDRMREVQEEQRMLLDRISGLQLQLTEEQMFADDLENEKDELKKILTTKEKQQEESLRTIEALKAKLKYYEGESAGSGGNFGNRKEDLLLKQGQAFAVESQSRSMLRPLELSLPSQSPSSEKETLKKELESLRSSFGAAKEEISRLQRELALKGSECQALASECQRSKAEADGQIRQLEDALKDVQKRMFDSEGKVKQMQSHFLALKDHLSNEVASGSTKASEELKEQLREMKTKYEGASAEVGKLRNQIKQNELLVAEFQRDEGRLVEENKRLQKELVKLEMERDKRSRNVEELEGQLRETAAKLAQSVSAEKFENMKSLLSNEVNEKARRLAEVEGEREKLQAEVVLLQRESESQRAQLAQRVKPEEHEQMRSGFEQRKEELGKAISELSQKNETLQKELERLQADNKVLKQQVQMLKTEIKSQNVPLKIHEELKKTNDLAVGDLTKKLFEITKKYNESKAEAEKLLAEKKDLSENISHFQAAYLSPEQHKKEVEALKSNGIALEKQLAELQEKYEEEQEKVGRLVSENTGLRDSLRDQYVLATTHEEVKTVLNSTLEKTNGELSDLKGKIGEIKQEFLRVNEENGALKDEVKLLQNQLKTEYISLKDHETTVNTLNKSVQELQENNAAIRAEHERGQDEILQLHAEIEAQKKELDTIQECIKSKYAPVASFEEREQSLEATVKELRAQLQEQEQRRRESEEEAQRCREEKEKLQSGVVSIQRDLQQSHVLAERSRQLERLCARGMEELNLQLRALLGKYSGQEGQQGQQGQQDGALAQQPPAQHVEALREALAHTVQELQEALGRKEERYGRETLLVRELQRELAELKEGSVPLLEYTQLKEGLQGEMAALKSSLEEKEAESRAKSEEVQGLQAELRLSQRALAELQGQQEVAVAEYSSMKSALEAQVSSMAGHLASMSHKYEQACEEALQARRSELSLKDEKELLQLRSCSIEQEIKDQKERCDKSLTTIIDLQKRIQESAKQVEAKDNKITELLNDVERLKQALNGLSQLTYTTGIPSKRHNQQVELLQSQVKTLQQQLADAKRQHQEVVSVYRTHLLSAVQGHMDEDVQAALLQIIRMRQGLVC; encoded by the exons GCAGAAACGCCCTGCATTTGGCTGCGAAGTATGGCCACGCTTTGTGCCTGCAGAAGCTCTTGCAG tacAATTGTCCAACAGAGAACGTGGATCTCCAGGGAAGAACTGCTCTTCATGATGCAG ccatgTCCGACTGCTCCGCCAGCATCCAGCTGCTCTGCGACCACGGCGCCGCCGTCAACTCCAAGGACGGG GACGGGAGGACACCGCTGGTGCTGGCCACCCAGATGTGTCGCCCCGCGGTCTGCCAGCTGCTCATCGACAGGGGGGCCGATGTCAACGCCAGGGACAAGCAGAGCAG GACTGCCCTGATGCTGGGCTGTGAGTATGGCTGCAAGGATGCCGTGGAGGTGCTGCTCAGGAACGGTGCTGACGTGGGCTTGACCGACGGCCTCGGGCACGACTGTGCTTACTATGCCAGGATTGGGGACAACATCGACATTTTGGCTTTAATAAAAGCTGCCCTTGAGGACTCCAGCAGAG GAAGAGACAGCGTGAAGAGAGGGCAGGCTGAGCAGAAG GTCACCAGCGTGGCCCAGAAGTGGGGCCGGGGCTATGCAGCGCAGGAGGAGCTCAGAATGTTCCAGAAGGAGCCCAGCGCTCAG gaGTTGGAGTTGGAAAACCAAGATTTGAAAGATCGAATGAGAGaagtgcaggaggagcagaggatgctgctggaCAGAATCagtgggctgcagctgcagctgactGAG GAGCAAATGTTTGCAGATGATCTTGAGAATGAG AAAGATGAGTTGAAGAAAATCCTGACTaccaaggaaaagcagcaggaagaaagttTAAGGACTATTGAAGCTCTCAAAGCTAAACTCAAGTATTATGAA GGTGAGTCTGCAGGGTCTGGAGGTAACTTTGGAAACA GGAAAGAAGATTTATTACTTAAACAAGGCCAAGCATTTGCAGTGGAATCGCag TCCAGGTCTATGCTGAGGCCCCtggagctctccctgcccagccagtCACCCAGCTCAGAGAAGGAAACTTTGAAGAAGGAACTGGAGAGCCTGAGGAGCAGCTTTGGTGCAGCCAAGGAGGAGAtcagcaggctgcagagggagctggcCCTGAAGGGCTCCGAGTGCCAAGCCCTGGCCTCGGAGTGCCAGAGGAGCAAGGCGGAGGCAGACGGGCAGATCAGACAGCTGGAGGATGCTCTGAAGGACGTGCAGAAGAGGATGTTTGACTCTGAGGGCAAAGTGAAGCAGATGCAGAGCCACTTCCTCGCTCTGAAGGACCACCTGAGCAACGAGGTGGCCTCGGGGAGCACCAAGGCCAGCGAGGAGCTCAAGGAGCAGCTCCGGGAGATGAAAACCAAGTACGAGGGAGCCTCTGCTGaggtggggaaactgaggaacCAGATCAAGCAGAACGAATTGCTGGTGGCAGAGTTCCAGAGGGACGAGGGGAGGCTggtggaggaaaacaaaaggttgCAGAAGGAGCTTGTGAAGTTGGAGATGGAGCGAGATAAAAGGAGCAGGAATGTCGAGGAGTTGGAAGGGCAGCTGAGAGAGACAGCAGCCAAGCTGGCCCAGTCTGTGAGCGCAGAGAAGTTCGAGAACATGAAGAGTTTGCTGTCAAACGAGGTGAATGAGAAAGCAAGGAGATTGGCAGAGGTGGAGGGGGAGCGGGagaagctgcaggcagaggttGTGCTGTTACAGAGGGAGTCTGAGAGCCAGAGAGCTCAGCTGGCACAGCGTGTGAAGCCAGAGGAGCACGAGCAGATGAGGAGTGGGTTtgagcagaggaaagaggagctgggaaaggcaaTTTCTGAGCTATCTCAGAAGAATGAGACTCTGCAGAAGGAACTTGAAAGATTGCAGGCTGATAACAAGGTGCTGAAGCAGCAAGTCCAGATgctaaaaactgaaattaaaagccAGAATGTGCCTTTAAAAATTCATGAGGAGTTGAAGAAAACAAACGATCTGGCTGTGGGTGACCTgacaaaaaagctttttgaaataacaaagaagtacaatgaaagcaaagcagaagctgaaaagtTGCTGGCAGAGAAGAAGGACTTAAGTGAGAACATCAGCCACTTCCAAGCTGCCTAcctgtctccagagcagcacaagaaaGAGGTGGAAGCTTTAAAATCGAATGGGATTGCCCTTGAAAAGCAGCTTGCTGAGCTCCAGGAGAAATATGAGGAGGAGCAAGAGAAAGTGGGCAGACTGGTGAGTGAGAACACAGGTTTGAGGGACAGCCTGAGGGATCAGTACGTGCTGGCCACCACGCACGAGGAGGTCAAAACTGTCCTGAACAGCACCCTGGAAAAAACCAACGGGGAGCTGTCAGATCTGAAGGGCAAAATTGGAGAGATAAAGCAAGAGTTCCTGAGGGTGAATGAAGAAAATGGAGCTTTAAAAGATGAGGTGAAACTCTTACAGAACCAATTAAAGACAGAGTACATAAGTTTAAAGGATCACGAAACCACggtaaatactttaaataaaagcgtgcaagagctgcaggagaacaATGCTGCCATTAGGGCTGAGCACGAGAGGGGGCAGGATGAAATCTTACAGTTGCACGCAGAGATCGAAGCCCAGAAGAAGGAGCTGGACACAATTCAAGAGTGCATCAAGTCCAAATATGCCCCGGTGGCCTCCTTtgaggagagggagcagagcttgGAGGCCACAGTGAAGGAATtgagggcacagctgcaggagcaggagcagaggcgCAGGGAGAGCGAGGAGGAGGCGCAGaggtgcagggaggagaaggagaagctgcagagcGGGGTTGTgtccatccagagggacctgcagcagagccacgTGCTGGCCGAGAGGTCCCGCCAGCTGGAGCGGCTGTGTGCCCGCGGCATGGAGGAGCTCAACCTGCagctgagggctctgctgggcaaGTACTCGGGCCAGgagggccagcagggccagcagggccagcaggacGGGGCCCTGGcgcagcagcccccagcacagcacgTGGAGGCGCTGAGGGAGGCTCTGGCTCACAcggtgcaggagctgcaggaggccctgggcaggaaggaggagcGTTATGGCCGGGAGACGCTCCTGGTGCGGGAGCTGCAGCGGGAGCTGGCTGAGCTGAAGGAGGGCTCGGTGCCCCTGCTGGAGTACACCCAGCTGAAGGAAGGGCTGCAGGGGGAGATGGCGGCCCTCAagtccagcctggaggagaaggaggcgGAAAGCCGAGCCAAGAGCGAGGAggtgcaggggctgcaggcGGAGCTGCGGCTGAGCCAGCGGGCCTTGGCCgagctgcagggccagcaggagGTGGCTGTGGCAGAGTACAGCTCCATGAAGAGCGCCCTGGAGGCCCAGGTCAGCAGCATGGCTGGCCACCTGGCCAGCATGAGCCACAAGTACGAGCAGGCCTGCGAGGAGGCTCTGCAGGCCAGGAGGAGCGAGCTGTCCCTCAAGGACgagaaggagctgctccagctgcgCAGCTGCAGCATCGAGCAGGAGATCAAGGACCAGAAGGAAAGGTGTGACAAATCGCTGACAACCATTATTGACCTGCAGAAGAGGATCCAGGAGTCTGCAAAGCAGGTGGAAGCCAAGGACAACAAG ataacaGAGCTGCTGAACGACGTGGAGCGGTTGAAGCAGGCTCTCAATGGCTTGTCCCAGCTGACATACACCACTGGGATCCCCTCCAAGAGGCACAACCAGCAGGTGGAACTGCTCCAGAGCCAAGTGAAAacactccagcagcagctggct GACGCCAAGCGGCAGCACCAGGAGGTGGTGTCGGTGTACAGGACACACCTGCTCAGCGCTGTCCAG GGTCACATGGATGAAGATGTCCAGGCTGCCCTGCTCCAGATCATCCGGATGAGGCAGGGCCTGGTTTGCTGa